From Magnetococcales bacterium, the proteins below share one genomic window:
- a CDS encoding sulfurtransferase, which produces MNATKGERFKDRESMGFVEAEWLESTLRDPDLCIVQLDGEKYYHQFHIPGAVQLSYGKLVTKRDDVPGMLADPAELAREFGRMGIGVRTPVVAYDLTGGLDAARLLWTLATAGHTGFKGVLDGGLADWYSRDRPMESGTVRVRETSFDWRLERRWLAESEEVLAVSEGRRDGLLVDTRSAKEYQGLTIRSPRGHIRGAVLYEWTDSLRGPRDFLLKDRGEIERQLARIGVTDREKELIVYCETAHRAAHTWLLLTYLGYEKVRLYDGSIAQWRVLGLPVTVD; this is translated from the coding sequence ATGAATGCCACGAAAGGTGAACGGTTCAAGGATCGGGAATCGATGGGGTTTGTCGAGGCCGAATGGTTGGAATCGACGCTCAGGGATCCGGATCTGTGCATCGTCCAGTTGGATGGGGAAAAATATTATCATCAGTTTCACATTCCCGGGGCGGTTCAGTTGTCGTATGGGAAACTGGTGACCAAGCGCGACGATGTTCCAGGAATGTTGGCCGATCCGGCTGAATTGGCCAGGGAATTCGGTCGCATGGGGATTGGTGTCCGGACTCCGGTCGTGGCCTACGATTTGACGGGAGGATTGGATGCGGCCCGATTGTTGTGGACTCTGGCGACGGCAGGGCATACGGGGTTCAAGGGGGTATTGGATGGCGGGCTTGCCGATTGGTATTCCCGGGACCGTCCGATGGAATCGGGGACGGTCCGGGTGCGGGAAACCAGTTTTGATTGGCGGCTGGAAAGGCGATGGCTGGCGGAAAGCGAGGAGGTACTGGCCGTTTCCGAGGGGCGGCGGGATGGATTGCTTGTGGATACCCGGTCGGCCAAGGAATATCAGGGGCTGACGATCCGTTCGCCGCGCGGGCATATTCGTGGTGCGGTCCTTTATGAATGGACCGACAGCCTTCGTGGGCCAAGGGATTTTCTGTTGAAGGATCGGGGGGAGATCGAGCGGCAGTTGGCCCGGATTGGCGTTACCGACCGGGAAAAGGAATTGATCGTGTATTGCGAGACGGCTCATCGGGCTGCGCATACCTGGTTGTTGCTGACGTACCTGGGCTATGAAAAAGTGCGTCTCTATGATGGCTCGATCGCCCAATGGCGGGTGTTGGGTTTGCCGGTGACGGTGGATTGA
- a CDS encoding DUF3369 domain-containing protein: MDSTLFGNSDSDVPLFFAEEPSGTSARRTRGTWKIVVVDDDRGVHEITSMILRRFQFEERGIELISGYSGAEARSLMRQHPDTAVLLLDVVMEREDAGLDVVRYVREDLDNRKVRIILRTGQPGQAPEVDVISNYDINDYREKTELTQEKLLTAIITSLRSFRDLDSVERRRMGWARVAEATGGLFGPRSEKKLLLEVLKRLHEILGVDGMGGEGPCSGFAAREEEGVWRIHGGTGIYESMEGCDLSDGAANPVVMVIQAAIASGRGHFEGDRYAVPFPGYNQEKNILFFQANRDFTDLDGNLLHIFMSNVGMAFQNMHLHHEVIETQRDITATLGELIEARSSEFGSHVQRVAESSRLLGQGIGLPEEEIEALWLAAALHDLGKVVLEDRLLRKTGPLEPEELARIRRHATLGFEILKGSRRKLMRLGATVAHQHHERWDGRGYPQGLRGEEIHLYARIVALVDVFDAMIHDRVYRKGCSRDEAVSFIGKSRGTLFDPALVEVFLKNLPDFLDIQDRIPDKGVFHLSLDIMGRATAEGTWREVRTGVRPTDVLLSQLK, encoded by the coding sequence ATGGATAGTACACTGTTTGGGAATTCCGATTCGGATGTGCCGCTGTTTTTTGCCGAAGAGCCTTCGGGAACATCGGCGCGGCGGACACGAGGGACCTGGAAAATCGTCGTTGTCGATGATGATCGGGGGGTGCATGAGATTACCTCGATGATCCTGCGCCGGTTCCAGTTCGAGGAGCGGGGCATCGAACTGATTTCAGGATATTCCGGGGCCGAGGCCCGGTCCCTGATGCGCCAACATCCCGATACGGCGGTTTTGTTGCTGGATGTGGTCATGGAACGCGAGGATGCGGGGCTTGATGTCGTCCGTTACGTGCGCGAGGACCTCGACAACAGGAAGGTCCGCATCATCCTGCGCACCGGACAGCCGGGACAGGCCCCGGAAGTGGATGTGATCTCCAACTACGACATCAATGACTATCGGGAAAAGACGGAACTGACCCAGGAAAAATTGTTGACCGCCATCATTACCTCGCTGCGTTCGTTTCGCGATCTGGATTCGGTCGAACGCAGGCGGATGGGATGGGCTCGGGTGGCAGAGGCGACCGGGGGGTTGTTCGGTCCCCGTTCCGAAAAAAAACTGTTGCTGGAGGTATTGAAGCGTCTGCACGAAATTCTTGGCGTTGATGGCATGGGTGGCGAGGGACCATGTTCGGGATTTGCCGCCCGGGAGGAGGAGGGGGTATGGCGGATCCATGGCGGTACGGGGATTTATGAATCCATGGAGGGGTGCGATCTTTCCGATGGGGCGGCCAATCCGGTGGTGATGGTGATCCAGGCGGCCATCGCGTCGGGGCGGGGCCATTTCGAGGGGGATCGGTATGCCGTTCCCTTTCCAGGATACAATCAGGAGAAAAATATCCTTTTTTTCCAGGCGAACAGGGATTTTACCGATCTTGACGGCAATCTGCTGCATATTTTCATGTCCAATGTGGGGATGGCCTTTCAGAACATGCATCTGCACCACGAAGTGATCGAAACCCAACGCGACATTACCGCAACTTTGGGCGAACTGATCGAGGCCCGGTCCAGCGAATTCGGCAGTCATGTCCAGAGGGTGGCGGAGAGTTCCCGATTGTTGGGACAGGGAATCGGTCTGCCGGAGGAGGAGATCGAGGCGTTGTGGCTGGCGGCGGCGCTGCACGATCTGGGAAAGGTGGTGTTGGAGGATCGGTTGTTGCGGAAAACAGGGCCACTGGAGCCGGAGGAACTTGCACGGATTCGCCGCCATGCCACCCTTGGCTTTGAAATTCTCAAGGGGAGCAGGCGGAAGCTGATGCGTCTCGGGGCGACGGTTGCCCATCAACATCATGAACGGTGGGATGGCCGGGGTTATCCCCAGGGACTGCGGGGCGAGGAGATTCATCTTTATGCCCGGATTGTCGCGCTGGTGGATGTTTTCGATGCCATGATCCATGATCGCGTCTACAGAAAAGGGTGTTCAAGGGATGAAGCGGTTTCCTTCATCGGAAAATCGCGGGGGACATTGTTCGATCCGGCCCTGGTCGAGGTCTTTCTGAAAAATCTTCCCGATTTCCTGGATATTCAGGACCGGATTCCCGACAAAGGGGTCTTCCATCTGTCATTGGACATCATGGGTCGGGCGACGGCGGAGGGAACCTGGCGGGAGGTGCGGACCGGTGTCCGACCAACCGATGTCTTGTTATCGCAACTTAAATAA
- a CDS encoding HAMP domain-containing histidine kinase translates to MIQTFLDRYDRSVSLGWKAVLVTMLMGSLLWFVIDFHHLKRSESVFRDVLVRELRHRSTAHWQALAERIHSQRRIARLLVQRQSFLEHVSLEWNGLVEDASAPWPVRHRKIPPWLPKKGILRDLIDAPFLFLYDVHGRLRESYAAAERPLPGGFVAEFSEGLDRVESDDAIRMVDGAAYLLTRVKGVDSVERGRGALVLVTPLDNHFLVSILQASDSDAILALLSRDGYDIAATSRPDKVAVGASVDALRQRYLIQSRPLLDDGITSDHLLQVATLMSLSEVSESQRRVEQADRGFRTVGFGILALLFIMMIHWLGRRIRSLSLAARSFSKQYLGSELPLSPGGDQLAALEKQFAAMMASIIEIQNHLEERERELTVANKSLWESLVMVKRTQAKLLETEKMAYLGGLVAGVAHEINTPVGIGITAASFLEKKCHDVQNLMEKGGLRKTDLVAFIADAVESSEMVLNNLMRAAELIRSFKQVAVDQSSEEKRRFKVGQYIQQILRSLQPRLKKTRITIFTECPDDLEYNGFPGVVSQIVTNLVENSLQHGFDPEAVGEIRLQVERAGDNIRMTYTDSGRGMTEEVKEHIFEPFFTTARNRGGSGLGLHIVFNLVTQTLGGSIHCESSPGKGVLFSLIFPGSTEEFHG, encoded by the coding sequence ATGATCCAGACATTCCTTGACCGGTATGATCGAAGCGTGTCATTGGGATGGAAGGCCGTCCTGGTGACGATGCTCATGGGATCCCTTTTGTGGTTTGTCATTGATTTTCATCATCTCAAACGCAGCGAGTCGGTGTTTCGCGATGTGCTTGTCAGGGAGTTGCGGCATCGATCGACCGCCCATTGGCAGGCATTGGCGGAGCGGATTCATTCCCAGAGACGGATCGCACGGTTGTTGGTCCAACGGCAATCCTTTCTGGAGCATGTCTCCCTCGAATGGAATGGGTTGGTGGAAGATGCGTCCGCACCATGGCCGGTGCGTCATCGGAAAATTCCCCCCTGGTTGCCGAAGAAGGGGATTTTGCGGGATCTGATCGATGCCCCCTTTCTTTTTTTGTACGATGTCCATGGACGACTGCGAGAATCCTATGCGGCGGCGGAGCGGCCATTGCCCGGAGGGTTCGTGGCGGAATTTTCCGAGGGGTTGGATCGGGTCGAGAGCGATGACGCCATCCGCATGGTCGATGGCGCGGCCTATCTTCTGACCCGGGTCAAAGGGGTCGATTCTGTTGAAAGGGGTCGTGGCGCCCTGGTATTGGTGACCCCCTTGGACAATCATTTTCTTGTCTCGATACTGCAAGCCTCCGACTCCGATGCCATTCTGGCGCTGCTGAGCCGGGACGGGTACGACATTGCCGCCACGTCGCGGCCCGACAAGGTTGCGGTCGGCGCTTCGGTGGATGCGTTGCGGCAGCGTTACCTGATCCAGTCACGGCCCCTGCTCGATGATGGAATAACCTCCGATCATCTGCTTCAGGTAGCGACCTTGATGTCCCTTTCGGAGGTTTCGGAATCTCAGCGACGGGTGGAACAGGCCGACCGCGGTTTCCGGACGGTCGGTTTTGGCATTCTGGCGCTGCTGTTCATCATGATGATTCATTGGCTTGGAAGAAGAATTCGTTCGCTCTCGCTGGCGGCGCGGTCGTTTTCAAAACAATATTTGGGTTCGGAGTTGCCGCTTTCCCCGGGAGGGGATCAACTGGCGGCGTTGGAAAAACAATTCGCGGCAATGATGGCCTCGATCATCGAGATACAGAACCATTTGGAAGAACGGGAAAGAGAATTGACCGTGGCCAACAAGTCCCTGTGGGAATCGCTGGTGATGGTCAAACGGACCCAGGCAAAATTGTTGGAAACGGAAAAAATGGCCTATCTGGGAGGATTGGTGGCCGGCGTGGCCCATGAAATCAACACGCCGGTCGGAATCGGCATCACGGCGGCCTCGTTCCTCGAAAAAAAATGCCATGACGTTCAGAATCTGATGGAAAAGGGAGGCTTGAGAAAAACCGATCTGGTGGCGTTCATCGCCGATGCGGTGGAATCTTCGGAAATGGTCCTGAACAACCTGATGCGGGCCGCCGAATTGATTCGCAGCTTCAAGCAGGTTGCCGTGGACCAGAGCAGCGAGGAAAAAAGACGGTTCAAGGTCGGCCAATACATTCAGCAGATTCTCAGAAGCCTTCAACCCCGCCTCAAGAAAACCCGGATCACTATTTTCACTGAATGTCCCGATGATCTCGAATATAATGGCTTTCCTGGCGTCGTTTCCCAGATTGTCACCAACCTTGTGGAAAATTCGCTCCAGCACGGTTTCGATCCCGAGGCCGTGGGGGAAATTCGTTTGCAGGTCGAACGGGCAGGCGACAACATCCGCATGACCTACACCGATTCGGGACGGGGAATGACGGAAGAGGTCAAGGAGCATATATTCGAACCTTTTTTCACGACTGCCCGCAACAGGGGGGGGAGCGGTCTGGGGTTGCACATTGTCTTCAATCTTGTGACCCAGACCTTGGGGGGAAGCATCCATTGCGAGAGCAGCCCAGGCAAGGGGGTGCTCTTTTCCCTTATTTTCCCGGGTTCGACGGAGGAGTTCCATGGATAG
- the maf gene encoding septum formation inhibitor Maf — MIAPSIILASTSVYRRQLLERFGLPFEVIGPKVSEAPLPGEDPRSLVRRLAEAKARSVALDHPGALVIGSDQVAVLDGEIIGKPGTMGRAIGQLRAFSRRTVDFPTGICCLRRDAECQVDVVMTRVHFRTLDEDRITRYVERDTPLDCAGSFKSEGLGITLFERIEGDDPTALMGLPLIRLGRMLEQAGVSLY; from the coding sequence ATGATCGCCCCTTCGATCATTCTGGCCTCCACTTCGGTATACCGTCGCCAGTTGCTTGAGCGGTTCGGGCTTCCCTTCGAGGTGATCGGCCCCAAGGTGTCGGAGGCGCCGCTGCCGGGAGAGGATCCGCGCTCTCTGGTGCGCCGACTGGCCGAGGCAAAGGCGCGGTCGGTGGCTCTGGATCATCCCGGGGCACTCGTGATCGGCTCGGACCAGGTGGCTGTTTTGGATGGAGAAATCATCGGCAAACCGGGCACGATGGGGCGGGCGATCGGTCAGTTGCGCGCCTTTTCGCGACGGACGGTGGACTTTCCGACCGGAATTTGCTGTTTGCGTCGGGACGCGGAGTGCCAGGTCGATGTCGTCATGACCCGTGTCCATTTTCGCACGCTGGATGAGGATCGAATCACCCGCTATGTCGAACGCGACACCCCTTTGGATTGCGCCGGATCGTTCAAGTCGGAAGGGTTGGGCATCACACTGTTCGAAAGGATCGAGGGGGACGATCCCACTGCCCTCATGGGGCTGCCTCTGATTCGTCTGGGGCGCATGTTGGAACAGGCGGGGGTGTCCCTGTATTGA